From the Colius striatus isolate bColStr4 chromosome 6, bColStr4.1.hap1, whole genome shotgun sequence genome, the window TCAGAATAAGGTGGTTTGTTTAATAATCCACGTCCGTACCATCAGGTCCAGCAATCCCTTCTGTTCTGTGCATGGTAACACAAACCCATCTGTTATTCTTTGTTCCTTTATGGGCCATGTTATGATGCTTTCTTGAAACCTTTTAGAATGGGGTAGATGTTCTCAAATGCCTCATAGATTTCAGAACGTTCTTTTGCTCCTAGAAAGACATTTAGGAAAAAACAGGTAAAGAATTAACTGAGTGTTGAGAATAACTGAATGCAACTTGAACCTAACAATAAGGTTACAAACCATGAAGAAATACAGGAATTGAAAAACAACCTGCTATTAGTTTAAGGCAGAATTTctatcatagagtggtaggggttggaagataTTTGCCATCACAAAGAGCAATTTCTCGCTTGCTTTGCTTTAAGACTAGACTAGTTTTGTGTAATCTGTGGAACCAAAAGAGCAGTTGTCTATTCTTGAGAGGTTCTGAATATTGGCtgttaaagaaagaaagcatCTGAGAAGAGCCATGATATTATCGGCTTAACAGTAACAGCTCTGCCCGCTGATAAAGTAAGTGGAAAGATGGAAACAAGAAATGAAGGATGTTTATTCCAATACTGGAAGCTGACCACAGTTTGAGAACTCCTCCAGTTTTGAgaacctgttttgttttgagatttcGTTAGGGCACTTGGGTATCaaagctagcaacaggacaaggggtaatgagatgaagctggaacacaagaagttccatttaaacataagaaaaagctatttcactgtgagggtgagggagccctggcacaggctgctgagggagggtgcagagtctccttccttggaggtcctcaacacccacctggatatgttcctgtgtgacctgatctaggttgacctgcttctgcagagggttggactagatgatctctaaaagtcccttccaacccctaccagtctacgaatctgtgattcttttcCATGTTATTGCAAGCAAATCTTTAATATCAAGTCTTGTACACTAACTGCATTGCAGGAGACAGAAACATTCCTTGCCAGTGGCACTACGCCATCACATTGGTACGACAAACActagctacaaaaaaaaatcccctgtgTTTCAATTAACTATCGGTTGGATTAAGTACCACTCAGGATGAGTTTTTCCTTCAGAACTCACTTGGATAGGCCTAATTCATCTGCATTACTACAGCTTTTACTTCCAGAAGTCAAATTACTTTTTTGGGTAGGGAAAAAAGCCTCACAGTTCTGCAAATTTTATCATTACAATTGGGCCCAGTGTTCACAGACAAGGGCTCACCTTATTGCTTCTGGGCCTGCAGCACACTCAAGGATGTTGCAGTTAGTGTACCCAAAAATGCAACTCTCAGTGGAATGGAACGGGCCAGTATGATTTTACTGGACCCAAGAGGCAGTTGGGGGACCGTGGGAGAGAGAGGCATTTAAGTTTGTACCAAGTTCTCTGTTCTTCAGTTAGCTGAGCTCACTCACAACTTAAAATTGTGTGAATCTCTGGCTGACATTCACACAAGGTACTTGTCTTTTGTATTTCACATACTTTTAAACTGTGCTGTGAATATACACATGGCATTTGAATCCTCTGAGAAACAAGTACCATTCACCTTTCAGCACCTCTGAATAAGAGCATTTTCATGAGTTTTGCAAAAAGATGTGTTAGGAACATGCACTCTGCAATTCAACTTTTTTGACATGGGATTCAAGGTACAGCTATCTGCTGAGCACACCTACTCagcaaagcttttccttgtCAGTGTTTTACCAAATAGTCTGGAACAAGTTCTTACATCTCCACCCTTTCCTCTAATAATCCCCACTAAATGTTGTCAGTGAAGTGTTTTTAAGAAGTTTGCTTCCTGTCCAGGAAATTTTAAACTGCTTGCTGTGATATTCATATTGAAGTGCCTGAACACTTCCTAGCAGTCAGTGTCCTGGTGGGATTCTGCACATTAACACGTGGCATTAtgctttgaataaaataaagaTACTCAAGTTTAATGACATGGAAGGATGAGATACTATATGAAGCAATATGAGCTTCTAGTGCAACAATACTGATATTGTTATCGACAGGAAACACAaataagcagcagcaggcaTTAATAAGATCATTGAGTGGCTTTACTGTGGTAAGATTCTTAAATAATCTTCAACTTAAATGCTCTCTCAGAAGATGTGGTAGCACACTTGATTAAAGATAGAGTGGAACCACTTACCAGTCAGGACGACTTTTCCAGACACAAAGATAAGCAGCACTATCCTTGGTTTGACCATCCTAtaaataaggccaggaaacaGTTCAGGTTCGTAGCTGTTTCAAGGCAAGCAGGTAAGATTAGTAACATGCAAATGCTGTTTCAGTGTTGTGTGCATAAAGTGCTTTTTAATCACACTAACAATAGAGTCATTAGATCCACAGATTTTAGCTAACTACCCAGAGAAACACAGGTCAGGTTTTAGACATCAAGAGAAACCTTCTTCATGCTTACTTTTAAAGACTTCTGAATGTGATTTTCCGTAGCATTGACACCATCATTGTAACCTTCAAACTACTTAATTCCTTCTTAGTCTGCAAAGAGCCCTTATCAGGAAGCATCTTATGCGACTAAGACAAGATGACAGCCAAGTGAGTCTTTAATATACATGCAAAATATTGAATGCAGTGCTAATAAAAGACTCAAGTGAAATTTGATTTTGTCAGTGCTGAAATCTTCATCCTTTCCTCAGTGATGGCAGGAACTGGTTCTGAATAAGCCCATCTTGAAGGCACAGCCTGCTCATCACTCTGCTACAGGTCTACTTTAAATTGATggctaattggtcctttctgtCTGGATGCCCAAGTGATATCCCAGAAGCACACTGTGTTTTGAGTTCTGTATTTTGCAGCTGCAGTCTGGCTTCACCTCAAATTTTGGAAACCTTATCCTTGCAGAGACAGGCATCTGTTATGAGGGGAGTTAGGAGGCCTACTTAACATTAAAGGGTCAGAATGGAGCAAGGGCATAGATTGGGTTCAAATAGCTTAAGAGCCACTCCAATTAAGCCAGCAGTGTTTAACCAAGACTGGTTATTTTCCTATTGACCCAGAAAAATAACCAGTAAGGTTTGATATTACACTTGGCCGTAACAGGATTGTGATCACCAACACTGCTCAGATTAATGAAAACTCTGGTGCACGTTGCTGATATGCAgcaacaccaaacactgtcaaCAATATTTGTAGACAAAGAAAGCTTTTACAAAAGAGAATATCTTCATCAATCGACTGAGCAAAGAGCCAGGAGCTTCTTGCAGTTCTTCAGCCCTTCATCTTAACCAGATCTGATGTGTGTCCAATTTACCTCAGTAGTGACTGAACACTTGTGTAATATGCTGTCATGCATGCAAAGTTActaaagctgctgtttctggTGTCCCCACACGCTGTGAACAATATACAGAAGGGCAGTTTGGATGAGCCCTTCACTGTTGAATTGTGTCAGTGAGTGCCAAGCGCTGGAAGTTTTATTGCTGTCTGCTGTACATCACCCTGGCAATGACACACAAGGTTAGTTTGAGTGTGTACCACTCAGAACAGGAGTTACTGCAGAAGATAAACCTTACCCTTTTCATCATGACACATGGCATCTACAGCCACTTCATGCTTGCTGAACCACTGAGTATGTCTTTTGTTGTGCAAAAAGACAAGTTTGATATTCAATATCTGGTTAATTACTCTTTTGCCAGGCTTGTACAGCCTCCAAATTTGAGTCCTATTGCGGCTTACAAAGACACTACCCCAAGTTGCATGAGGTTGTAACTGACTTCCACAGACCTGCTGAACTGCTGGTGAGTGAGAACCAAGCCTTCCAGCCGGATGGGGAACCTCACATCACAGCTCCCAACCATATTCTGTATCTTGAAGTCCAGAAACTTGGCAGGGAACCCAAGCTTCTGCACCACCCGTGCGTACTTCCTGGCTGCCAGCCGGGATTGCTCTTCACTgaaggaggagcagaaaaggaaaagcagcttccATTAGTGCTTTATTCTGCTTTCAAGATGAATGTCAGTTTAGAGCCACCACTGTGATAATCTGTGCTCCAGAAAACGATATGCTGCTGCTGAACATAGCAAGCCTCTATCCCCAGAGCTACTTCAGCAAGCTAAAAGGAGTGAGGCACTGTGTCATTCACTTTCTTGTGGTCTGTCTGAACGCTATGAAACGTTGCATCACCCAGGAGTTCCTCCCTTCAGAGGTTTCTTTCAGTTCCTTACAACAGCTTCTCAGAGCTGTTCCAAGAGGTAGTCTGTAGACATCAGTGCAATCATCTAGCTAGgtcggggccggggcggggggcggggggggggggaggggttgGAGAAGAGGTCTGCAAGTCAAGGCATTGCCTCATTGACAGTTTAGGGACATAAAAACCAAGGCAGCAGATGAGCTTAAGGAAGAGAGTTTCAGAGTACAGAACtaagctttgcttttctccaCAGCCAGATGTTGTTCACTAGTGAACACAGACACTGAAGAGGGAATTGACAAACACAAGTTACGCCCTAACTCACTTTAAAGTCTGCGACTAACATATGTTAACCTCTTAACAATTCCTGGGTGTTTTAGCAACTTTTTTGCTGATGTCTGCTCAGCTCAATCTATGTTTAGGGACAGAGGCATGCAGTTCAGTAATTGCTAAACTGCCATCATGAAGAAAGCAAGATATTTCTGAATACCAGTGCTGCTTTTGTTGCAATGATGACAGCTGTTTCCTAGATAATTTAAACAAggttttctgacatttttcatcAGAATACAGGTGTAGCTTTAAGACACAGACCTtagagagaagggaaaactcaaaagaaaaatacctttttgcTCCTGTGCAGACCATTTTTCCTGAACTGAAGATGAGAGCTGTTGTTCGTGGTTCCCTGATTCTCATGATCACAGCAGCAAACCTCTACAAATTCAAAGGGATACTTCACAGTCCAGCTGAGAGATTTCACTGGTCCTGTACTGCTGCTCATTCTTTAAAGAACTGTCACTTTCAAAGCTCAACACAGCATGCATTTGCTTTGTAAAATTGTTTATTCACCACCCTGAAGTTATTTGCCACTCCTCTTGGACCAGGGAGCTTGAGACTCCCATCACAGGACCACTGCCTTCTCCCCAGTGGAGTCACTTACAGAAAGTCTGTTATTCTCAGGGAGATTCTAGTGTCTAGGCCACTTGCTACAAGTATCATGTAATACCAGTTTGACTCCAGTTATTCTGTTCCCTTCTGCCAAGAGTTTCAACACTaatctttccttctctgcagtgaGGGCTGCTTGAGCCATTTCAGCTGGAAGTAGCTGGCCACAGGTGGGAGAGTTCATCTCCTTCCTTAAAAAGCTTATTGCTAAGGctttattcaaagaaaaaaatatcctcatggtcctccccccccccccccagtttACCAGGCCCAAATTCCATATTTTTATGACTTTCCCCCAAGGGTGAAGACAGTGACATTAGAAGAGGGACAAAGCTCGTGGTGAATTTGTATGTTACAATCCATCAGCACTGAGGAAAGGAAGGTAAAACTTTGAGTCCTTAAGATTTACCTTTGGGTTATATTCTGCGTTTCTGGCATGCAGAGCTATGTTCTTCAGATCTAGTTTGCAAGCCAGGTTTACAGTTGACACTATATTCCTGAGGAATGAGAGAGGAATTTGCTTATTGCAAAAGCCACTGCTGAGCCAGCCCCCAACATTGTTAGCTTAATGTGAAGTCACACTCCAATTAGTAATAGCCATCAACTAATTTCCTGCTCAATTCTTTCCCACTCTAGCATAAAGCTACTTTTGGCAGCTCTTAAGGCATTTGATACTATAGTTGAATGTTATATCTCACAGTTTGAGATATAACAAGGTACCAAATTATTAGCCTCTGACTAAGTTTGTGTGTCTTCCAATAACTACATCACTGAGGTCTTTTACAGCTTTGAACTGAACCATTAGTGAGTGTTTAGAGTTACTACAGCACTCTTAAGGTAGGTAACATGTAGGCATGTTATTCTCTCCAGGTAACAACTACTCCATAGCTGCTCCAGCCTAGATAGGATCTTTCAAAAAAgatttctcacacttttcacGACCCTGTCCCTTGCTCAGTTCAGACTGCTTCTGCTCTCAGGAAAGCAGACTGACATCTTTAAACCCCCAGAGCCTGCTGTCACCCCTAACATCCTCCTTGCTGGAAGAAATCCTccttttcaagtatttttcatcttttcaccCTGCAGGCTGAAGTAACTAGCAGTACATTCTATACACAAGTGTTTTCTACCAAACACTTCTCCTTTTGAGAGACTCCATCTCCTGTCTCCCATGAGACACTTTTATAACAAACCAAAGACATTTCAGACACTCAGTCCTCAGGCTGTTTACTCCACTCTCCCCTGTTTTGTTAAGCTGAGAATTCTTCTCTGCTTCCATTTCTGTGTTGCACTGATCAGCAGTTGCCTCCCACTATTGTCAGTTCATTTGCTCCACATTTCCTCAAAGAGGAGTAACAGCCCCCAGAGGTTTTTTTGGGTGGGTTTATTTAAGACCAAACCAGTCTTGCTACATTCTCTGAGTGATAAATCAGAGCAGTACTCTGCTGTTTATGGAGAACTATGACTATTATATATACTACATACATAATAACTTACTGTAACTGAGGAACTATGCCAGAGCTTTCTGATGCAGGTGTCATGGGAGTCATTGGTGTCAGAGGAAGACATGTGCCAGATGCTTCAGGAGATGGCTGAGTTAC encodes:
- the TBPL2 gene encoding TATA box-binding protein-like 2; translated protein: MDGASPLEQYLERCDGQDDLSTSPQLFTPMSPYDVDLPIETTEDVLFNSQFNQPKELPTDFSSVDLSFLPDITQDKKEQPEDGDEMQKELDGSISRKEDSGTSMDESSLSYPGVTQPSPEASGTCLPLTPMTPMTPASESSGIVPQLQNIVSTVNLACKLDLKNIALHARNAEYNPKRFAAVIMRIREPRTTALIFSSGKMVCTGAKSEEQSRLAARKYARVVQKLGFPAKFLDFKIQNMVGSCDVRFPIRLEGLVLTHQQFSSYEPELFPGLIYRMVKPRIVLLIFVSGKVVLTGAKERSEIYEAFENIYPILKGFKKAS